GCCCGTCCACGAACAGAAAGCCCACCAGAATCGGCACTGCCAGCACCGGTGGCCACTTCCACAGCAGCAGCATCACCGCCGACACCAGGATGGTGGTCATCAGCATGGTGCCTGTCACGGCAACACCATAAGCGGCCGCCAGCGCGCCAGAGGACTCGAAACCGATCACCAGCAGCACCACGCCGACCATCAGCGTCCAGTTCACGGCACCTATGTAAATTTGCCCCTGCTCATCGCTGGAGGTGTGCTGGATCTGCATGCGCGGTATGTATCCAAGCTGGATCGCCTGGCGCGTGAGGGAGAACGCCCCCGAAATCACTGCCTGAGAGGCAATCACCGTGGCCATGGTCGCCAAGCCGACCAACGGCAAGAGCGCCCAGCCTGGCGCCAGCAAGTAGAACGGGTTGCGCGCGGCGTCAGGGTTTTGCAGCAGAATCGCGCCCTGACCAAAATAATTGAGCACCAGCGCCGGCAGCACCAAAGCGAACCAGGCCCGGGCGATCGGCTTGCGGCCAAAGTGGCCCATGTCGGCATAAAGCGCCTCGGCGCCGGTAAGCGCCAGCACCACGGCGCCCAGAATGGCCACGCCCATGCCCGGGTGCACGATGAAAAAGTTCACCGCCCAACCCGGGTTGAACGCCTTGAGCACTTCGGGGCTCTGGGCAATGCCATGCACGCCCAACGCGCCCAGCACCACGAACCAGGTGACCATGATCGGGCCGAACAGCTTGCCGATCTTGTCGGTGCCATGTTTTTGCACCACGAACAGCGCCACCAGCACCACCAGCGATATCGGCACAACCCAGTGGTCGATGCCATCAAAGGCCAGGCCCATGCCTTCTACCGCCGACAGCACCGACACCGCCGGCGTGATCATGCTGTCGCCATAGAACAGCGAGGCCCCGATCAACCCGCAAATAACCATCAGGGTGCGCAGCCGCGGATAGGCCGCCGTGGCCCGCCGCGCCAACGCGGTGAGTGCCATGGTGCCGCCTTCACCCTGGTTGTCGGCACGCAGGATGAACATCACATACTTGAACGACACCACCCACAGCAAGGACCAGAGGATCAGCGACAAGATGCCCAGTACGCCATCATGGTTGACCGGCACCCCATAGCCCCCACTGAACACTTCCTTGAGGGTATAAAGCGGGCTGGTGCCAATGTCGCCATACACCACCCCGACCGCTGCCACCAGCAGGCCCAGCGACCGCGCCGCCCCCTGCCCGCCTTCGGCCTGACTGCTTGCCTGCACCATCGACCACTCCTGCAGAAGGCCCTGTAGACCGGTAAAATTCACCCTTGTGCCCAGGCGCCAGCAAAACCCCGGCACAACGGCGCGAAGCATAGCGCAGCGTTCGTCGCTTTTCTGCTGGTCAAGCGACCTTGCGCTCGCTAGAATTGCGCACTTTTTGATCAGAGGCGCCAAAAGCGCCCGCTCAGGATCGCCCCCGTTACCGGCCGGGCGGCCTGCATTCAATACCGAGGTTAGTCATGTCCACCACTCCCGCCACCCCCAAGGTCGGATTCGTCAGCCTGGGCTGCCCCAAGGCCCTGGTCGATTCCGAGCGCATCCTGACCCAGCTGCGCATGGAAGGTTATGAAGTCGTGCCCACCTACGAGGACGCCGACGTGGTGGTGGTCAACACCTGCGGCTTCATCGACAGCGCCAAGGCCGAATCGCTGGAAGTGATCGGCGAAGCGATCAAGGAAAACGGCAAAGTCATCGTCACCGGCTGCATGGGTGTCGAAGAAGGCAGCATCCGTGACGTGCACCCGAGCGTGCTGTCGGTCACCGGCCCGCAGCAGTACGAGCAGGTGGTCAATGCCGTGCACGAGGTGGTGCCGCCACGCCAGGACCACAACCCGCTGATCGACCTGGTGCCGCCGCAGGGCGTCAAGCTGACCCCGCGCCACTACGCGTATCTGAAAATCTCCGAAGGCTGCAACCACAGCTGCAGCTTCTGCATCATCCCGTCGATGCGCGGCAAACTGGTCAGCCGCCCGGTGGGCGAGGTGCTGAGCGAGGCCGAGCGCCTGGTCAAGGCCGGCGTGAAGGAAATCCTGGTTATCTCCCAGGACACCAGCGCCTACGGCGTGGACGTCAAGTACAAGACCGACTTCTGGAACGGCCGCCCGGTCAAGACCCGTATGCTTGAGCTGTGCGAAGCACTGAGCAGCCTGGGCGCGTGGGTACGCCTGCACTACGTGTACCCATACCCGAACGTCGATGACGTGATCCCGCTGATGGCCGCCGGCAAGATCCTGCCGTACCTGGACATCCCGTTCCAGCACGCCAGCCCGAAAGTGCTCAAGGCCATGAAGCGCCCGGCCTTCGAAGACCGCACCCTGGCGCGCATCAAGAACTGGCGCGAGCAGTGCCCGGAGCTGGTGATCCGCTCCACCTTCATCGTCGGTTTCCCTGGCGAGACCGAAGAAGACTTCCAGTACCTGCTGGACTGGCTGACCGAAGCCCAGCTCGACCGCGTGGGCTGCTTCCAGTACTCGCCGGTTGAAGGCGCCCCGGCCAATGACCTGGGCCTGGAAGAAGTGCCGGACGACATCAAACAGGACCGTTGGGACCGCTTCATGGCCCACCAGCAAGCCATCAGCTCCGCCCGCCTGCAGCTGCGCATTGGCAAGGAAATCGAAGTGCTGATCGACGAAGTCGAAGAGCAGGGTTCGGTTGGCCGCAGCTTCTTCGATGCGCCGGAAATCGACGGCAGCGTGTTCATCGATGGCGACCATGGCTTCAAGCCAGGTGACAAGGTGCGTTGCCGCATCGTCGATGCAGACGAGTACGACATGTGGGCTGAGCCTGTCTGACCTTCTGCCGGGGTCGCCAGGCGGCCCCGGCTTTTTCATCCCTCCCCCGCTTTTACAGCTATGTTTTCCTGAGTTCGTCACAGGAAAACACACATGCCCCCAGCCCTGACGCTGCAAACTCCACACCTGAGCGACTACCCTCAACTGGTCCAGGTCTGGGAAGCTTCCGTACGCGCCACCCACGACTTCCTGCCCGACAGCTACATCGAACTGCTGCGTGACCACGTGCTGGGCAAGTACCTGGACGCCGTCATGCTGGTTTGCTGCAAAGACTCCACCCACCACATCCATGGCTTTGCCGGCGTGGCCAACGGCCGCGTGGACATGCTGTTCGTGGCCCCGACCCACCGCGGCCAAGGCATTGGCAAGCGCTTGCTGCGTTACGCCATCAACGAACTCAACGCCCATACGCTGGACGTGAACGAGCAAAACCCTCAAGCCCTGGGCTTTTACCTGCACGAGGGGTTCGAAGTGATTGGCCGCTCGGAAACGGACGGCCTGGGGCAACCCTTCCCCCTGCTGCACATGAAGCTGATTCCTACAGCCTCTTAGGACTACGACGTAGGATGCCGTACAACGCTTCCGAAATGGCGCATCTGGCACAGATTCCCATCATCAAGGGCCTGTGGGCAGGTACAATGTCCATCTTTACCTGCCTTGCGAATTCCCCCATGTCCGAACCCGTCCGCCTGTCCAAACGCCTCATCGAGCAGCTCGGCTGCTCCCGCCGCGAGGCCGAGCTCTACATTGAAGGTGGCTGGGTCACGGTCGATGGTGTGGTCGTGGAGCAGCCTCAGTTCAAGGTCGACAGCCAACGCGTCGAACTGCTGCAAGGCGCGCGAGCCGATGCACTCGAGCCGGTTACCCTGCTGCTCAATCAGCCCGCCGGCCTCGACAGCGAAGCTGCCCGCGCCAGCATCAACATGGGCAACCTCAGCGACGCCCACCGCGAGGGCGTGCGCCCCTTGCACGGGCACTTTGCCCGGCTGACCTGTGTAGCCCCCCTGCAACCGGGTGCCAGCGGCCTGCAGCTGTTCACCCAGGACTGGCGGGTCACCCGCAAGCTCGACGCCGACCTGCGCCGCATGGAGCAGGAATACATCATCGAAGTGCGCGGCGAAACCACGCCCCAGGCGCTGGAACGCCTGGCGCGCGGGGCTACGCGCAACGACCGGGAACTGCCCAAGGCCAAAGCCAGCTGGCAGAACGAAACCCACCTGCGCATGGCCTTGAAAAACCCGCAGCCCGGGCAGATCGCCGAACTGTGCGCCTACCTGCGCCTTGAAGTGGTCAGCATGCGACGCATCCGCCTGGGCGGCGTGCCCATGGGCAAGCTGCCACTGGGCCAGTGGCGTTATGTGGCCAGCACCGAACGTTTTTAAGCACCAGGCCGCATACCGCGCGGCTTCTGAACAGGATTTTGCAACAATGAACCACAACGATGTCCTACGCAGCCTGCGCTATCTGCTCAAGGTGAATGACGCCAAGATGGCCGAAATCATCGCGCTGTCCGGCCTCGAAGTTAACCCCATCGTCCTGGCCACCTACCTGAAGAAGGAAGACGAGCCTGGCTTCGTGCGTTGCCCGGAGCGGGTGATGGCGCACTTTCTCGACGGCTTGGTAATCCACCGTCGCGGCAAGGACGACAGCCGCCCGCCGCAACCGGTCGAGCTGCCAGTAACCAATAACACCATCCTGAAAAAGCTGCGGGTGGCGTTCGAGCTCAAGGAAGAAGACCTGCATGCGATCCTTAAGTCGGTCAACTTCCCGGTGTCCAAGCCTGAGCTCAGCGCGTTGTTCCGCAAAGTCGGCCACGACAACTACCGACCATGCGGCGACCAGCTGCTGCGCAACTTCCTCAAGGGCCTGACCCAGCGCGTGCGCGGCTGAGTGGCCATGCAGCATACGGTTTCGCCGGTCGGCATCGTACGCTCCTGCTTCAAGGAGAAATTTGCCATCCCGCGCCAGCCACAACTGGCCCCGGCAGCGCGCGGGGTGCTTGAGCTGCTGCCGCCGTTTGACCAGGGCGATGCGGTGGCGGGCCTGGAGCAAGTCAGCCATGTCTGGCTGCTGTTTCTGTTCCACCAGGCGCTGGAGGACAAACCACGCTTGAAAGTGCGCCCGCCTCGCCTGGGCGGTAACAAGAGCATGGGGGTGTTCGCTACCCGGGCTACCCATCGGCCGAATGGCATAGGCCAGTCCGTGGTTCGGCTGGAAGGCGTGGAGCCTGGGCGGCTGCTGCTATCGGGTATCGACCTGCTTGACGGTACGCCGGTGCTGGATATCAAACCCTATGTGCCCTATGCCGACAGCGTTGCTGGCGCGAGCAATCTTATGGCCAGCGATGCACCTGAAGCGATTGATGTGCAGTGGGGGGAGGCTGCCCTGCCCCAGGCACGTGAGCATGCCCTACGCCTGGATGAGCCGCTGGTTGAGTTGATCGAGCAGTGCCTGGCACAGGATCCGCGCCCGGCCTATCAGGTACCTGCGCCGGAGCGGGTATACGGGGTCAAGTTCTGGGATGTGCAAGTGAGGTGGCATTACCCGCAGCCGGAGGTAATCCGGGTGCTGGAGGTAGTGCGGGAAGGCTGAGAGTTTTTTGGGCAGGCTTGGCCTCTCGCGGATAAATCCGCTCCTACAGATGGCGCAATTCTGTAGGAGCGGATTTATCCGCGAGAGGCCAGCACAGGCTAACGCGCAGGCAAAAAAAACGCAGACCGGAGTCTGCGTTCTTTCTTCAGTTCGCCTTACTTCTCGACGAACGCTCGCTCAATCAGGTAGTCACCCGGCTCACGCATACGCGCCGACACCTTCAGACCGAAGCTGTCGAGCACTTCGCTGGTTTCGTCGAGCATGCTCGGGCTGCCGCAGATCATGGCGCGGTCGTCCTGCGGGTTGATCGGTGGCAGGCCGATGTCGCTGAACAGCTTGCCGCTGCGCATCAGGTCGGTCAGGCGGCCCTGGTTCTCGAACGGCTCGCGGGTCACGGTCGGGTAGTAGATCAGCTTGTCACGCACCGCTTCACCGAAAAACTCGTTCTGCGGCAGGTGCTCGGTGATGAACTCGCGGTAGGCCACTTCGTTGACGTAGCGTACGCCGTGAACCAGGATCACTTTTTCGAAGCGCTCGTAGGTTTCCGGGTCCTGGATGACACTCATGAACGGCGCCAGGCCAGTGCCGGTGCTCAGCAGGTACAGGTGCTTGCCCGGGTTCAGGTCGTCGAGCACCAGTGTGCCGGTAGGCTTCTTGCTGATGATGATCTCATCGCCTTCCTTCAGGTGCTGCAGCTGCGAGGTCAGCGGGCCATCCGGCACCTTGATGCTGAAGAACTCCAAGTGCTCTTCCCAGTTCGGCGACGCGATGGAATAGGCGCGCATGAGCGGGCGACCGGTCTCCTGCTGCAGGCCGATCATCACGAACTGACCGTTCTCGAAGCGCAGCCCCGGGTCGCGGGTGCACTTGAAGCTGAACAGGGTGTCGTTCCAGTGGTGCACACTGAGGACACGTTCGTGGTTCATGTTGCTCATTTACAGGGCTCCTGAAGAAAAACGCAGCGCGCAAAACGCGCAGTTGCGCGATAGTTTAGGGGCAGCGACAATATCTGTTAACTGAATTATCAAGATATGTGTTATCGGTTATATCGATATGCGATTCACACTTCGTCAACTTCAGGTATTCGTCGCCGTCGCCCAGCACCAGAGCGTGTCACGGGCAGCCAGTGTGCTGGCGTTGTCCCAGTCGGCTGCGAGCACCTCAATTACCGAACTGGAGCGGCAATCAAGCTGCCAGTTGTTCGACCGCGCGGGTAAGCGCTTGGCGCTCAACGCACTCGGCCATCAGCTGCTGCCCCAGGCCGTGGCCCTGCTCGACCAGGCCAAGGAGATCGAAGACCTGCTCAACGGTAAGTCCGGGTTCGGCTCGTTGGCGGTCGGCGCCACCTTGACCATTGGCAATTACCTGGCGACCTTGCTGATCGGCAGCTTCATGCAGGTGCACCCCGAAAGCCAGGTAAAGCTGCACGTGCAGAACACTGCGCATATCGTGCAACAGGTGGCCCACTACGAAATTGATCTGGGTCTAATTGAAGGCGACTGCAATCACCCGGACCTGGAAGTACAGCCCTGGGTGGAAGATGAACTGGTCGTGTTCTGCGCCCCACAACACCCGCTGGCCAGGGTCGGGCGGGCTGATGTGGAGCGCTTGTCGCAAGAAGCGTGGATTTTGCGTGAACAGGGCTCCGGCACGCGTCTGACCTTCGACCAGGCCATGCGCCATCACCGCACCAGCCTGAACATCCGCCTGGAACTGGAACACACCGAAGCGATCAAGCGGGCCGTGGAGTCGGGCCTGGGCATTGGCTGCATCTCGCGCCTGGCCCTGCGTGATGCCTTCCGGCGCGGTAGCCTGGTAGCGGTAGAAACCCCGGACCTGGACCTGATGCGCCAGTTCTACTTCATCTGGCACAAGCAGAAGTACCAAACGTCAGCCATGCGCGAGTTTCTGGAACTGTGCCGCAACTTCACGGCGGGCTACACCCGCAGTGATGAAATCATCCTGCCGCCGATCGCTTAAAGCAAGATAACGCCCCACA
The genomic region above belongs to Pseudomonas sp. PSKL.D1 and contains:
- a CDS encoding potassium transporter Kup; this encodes MVQASSQAEGGQGAARSLGLLVAAVGVVYGDIGTSPLYTLKEVFSGGYGVPVNHDGVLGILSLILWSLLWVVSFKYVMFILRADNQGEGGTMALTALARRATAAYPRLRTLMVICGLIGASLFYGDSMITPAVSVLSAVEGMGLAFDGIDHWVVPISLVVLVALFVVQKHGTDKIGKLFGPIMVTWFVVLGALGVHGIAQSPEVLKAFNPGWAVNFFIVHPGMGVAILGAVVLALTGAEALYADMGHFGRKPIARAWFALVLPALVLNYFGQGAILLQNPDAARNPFYLLAPGWALLPLVGLATMATVIASQAVISGAFSLTRQAIQLGYIPRMQIQHTSSDEQGQIYIGAVNWTLMVGVVLLVIGFESSGALAAAYGVAVTGTMLMTTILVSAVMLLLWKWPPVLAVPILVGFLFVDGLFFAANVPKIVQGGAFPVLAGGVLFLLMSTWKRGKQILVERIDEGGLPLPVFISSIRVQPPHRVEGTAVFLTARPDAVPHALLHNMLHNQVLHSQVVLLTVVSEDRPRVPEQECFEVEAYGDGFFRVLLHFGFMDEPDVPAALKLCHLDELDFSPMRTTYFLSRETVIASRLEGMSRWRGNLFAFLLKNANGNLRFFNLPLNRVIELGTQVEI
- the rimO gene encoding 30S ribosomal protein S12 methylthiotransferase RimO; the encoded protein is MSTTPATPKVGFVSLGCPKALVDSERILTQLRMEGYEVVPTYEDADVVVVNTCGFIDSAKAESLEVIGEAIKENGKVIVTGCMGVEEGSIRDVHPSVLSVTGPQQYEQVVNAVHEVVPPRQDHNPLIDLVPPQGVKLTPRHYAYLKISEGCNHSCSFCIIPSMRGKLVSRPVGEVLSEAERLVKAGVKEILVISQDTSAYGVDVKYKTDFWNGRPVKTRMLELCEALSSLGAWVRLHYVYPYPNVDDVIPLMAAGKILPYLDIPFQHASPKVLKAMKRPAFEDRTLARIKNWREQCPELVIRSTFIVGFPGETEEDFQYLLDWLTEAQLDRVGCFQYSPVEGAPANDLGLEEVPDDIKQDRWDRFMAHQQAISSARLQLRIGKEIEVLIDEVEEQGSVGRSFFDAPEIDGSVFIDGDHGFKPGDKVRCRIVDADEYDMWAEPV
- a CDS encoding GNAT family N-acetyltransferase produces the protein MPPALTLQTPHLSDYPQLVQVWEASVRATHDFLPDSYIELLRDHVLGKYLDAVMLVCCKDSTHHIHGFAGVANGRVDMLFVAPTHRGQGIGKRLLRYAINELNAHTLDVNEQNPQALGFYLHEGFEVIGRSETDGLGQPFPLLHMKLIPTAS
- a CDS encoding rRNA pseudouridine synthase — its product is MSEPVRLSKRLIEQLGCSRREAELYIEGGWVTVDGVVVEQPQFKVDSQRVELLQGARADALEPVTLLLNQPAGLDSEAARASINMGNLSDAHREGVRPLHGHFARLTCVAPLQPGASGLQLFTQDWRVTRKLDADLRRMEQEYIIEVRGETTPQALERLARGATRNDRELPKAKASWQNETHLRMALKNPQPGQIAELCAYLRLEVVSMRRIRLGGVPMGKLPLGQWRYVASTERF
- a CDS encoding DUF1456 family protein, translating into MNHNDVLRSLRYLLKVNDAKMAEIIALSGLEVNPIVLATYLKKEDEPGFVRCPERVMAHFLDGLVIHRRGKDDSRPPQPVELPVTNNTILKKLRVAFELKEEDLHAILKSVNFPVSKPELSALFRKVGHDNYRPCGDQLLRNFLKGLTQRVRG
- the tsaA gene encoding tRNA (N6-threonylcarbamoyladenosine(37)-N6)-methyltransferase TrmO, translated to MQHTVSPVGIVRSCFKEKFAIPRQPQLAPAARGVLELLPPFDQGDAVAGLEQVSHVWLLFLFHQALEDKPRLKVRPPRLGGNKSMGVFATRATHRPNGIGQSVVRLEGVEPGRLLLSGIDLLDGTPVLDIKPYVPYADSVAGASNLMASDAPEAIDVQWGEAALPQAREHALRLDEPLVELIEQCLAQDPRPAYQVPAPERVYGVKFWDVQVRWHYPQPEVIRVLEVVREG
- the fpr gene encoding ferredoxin-NADP reductase, producing MSNMNHERVLSVHHWNDTLFSFKCTRDPGLRFENGQFVMIGLQQETGRPLMRAYSIASPNWEEHLEFFSIKVPDGPLTSQLQHLKEGDEIIISKKPTGTLVLDDLNPGKHLYLLSTGTGLAPFMSVIQDPETYERFEKVILVHGVRYVNEVAYREFITEHLPQNEFFGEAVRDKLIYYPTVTREPFENQGRLTDLMRSGKLFSDIGLPPINPQDDRAMICGSPSMLDETSEVLDSFGLKVSARMREPGDYLIERAFVEK
- the finR gene encoding LysR family transcriptional regulator FinR, producing MRFTLRQLQVFVAVAQHQSVSRAASVLALSQSAASTSITELERQSSCQLFDRAGKRLALNALGHQLLPQAVALLDQAKEIEDLLNGKSGFGSLAVGATLTIGNYLATLLIGSFMQVHPESQVKLHVQNTAHIVQQVAHYEIDLGLIEGDCNHPDLEVQPWVEDELVVFCAPQHPLARVGRADVERLSQEAWILREQGSGTRLTFDQAMRHHRTSLNIRLELEHTEAIKRAVESGLGIGCISRLALRDAFRRGSLVAVETPDLDLMRQFYFIWHKQKYQTSAMREFLELCRNFTAGYTRSDEIILPPIA